In one Canis lupus dingo isolate Sandy chromosome 16, ASM325472v2, whole genome shotgun sequence genomic region, the following are encoded:
- the ASB10 gene encoding ankyrin repeat and SOCS box protein 10 isoform X2, with product MHGRRSSPPCWGRHLGYLPSAPSCRVWGAQACPAQEPARRSPLLCRDMALQNALYTGDLARLQELFPPHSTADLLLESRAAEPRWSSHERGLWSLTYEEELTTPLHVAASRGHTEVLQLLLRRRARPDSAPGGRTALHEACAAGHAACVHVLLVAGADPNIPDQDGKLPLHLCQGASTLECAELLLRFGAKVDGRSEEEEETPLHVAARLGHVELAGLLLRRGACPNARNAEGWTPLLAACDIRCTSPTDAEATTARCVQLCHLLLSAGADADAADQDKRRPLHLACRRGHAAVVELLLSCGVSANTMDYGGHTALHCALQGPPAALAQSPEHTVRALLNHGAVRVWPGALPKVLERWCTSPRTIEVLMNTYSIMQLPEEAMALVPLETLQKHHRFYSSLFALVRQPRSLQHLSRCALRAHLAACLPHALPRLPLPPRLLRYLQLDFEDVLY from the exons ATGCATGGGAGAAGGAGCTCCCCTCCCTGCTGGGGACGCCATCTGGGGTACCTTCCTTCGGCCCCCTCCTGCCGGGTCTGGGGGGCCCAGGCCTGCCCAGCCCAGGAGCCGGCTCGGCGGTCGCCACTACTGTGCCGTGACATGGCCCTGCAGAATGCCCTGTACACGGGAGACCTGGCGAGGTTGCAGGAGCTCTTTCCCCCGCACAGCACGGCTGACCTGCTGCTGGAGTCCCGGGCCGCCGAGCCTCGCTGGAGCAGCCACGAGAGGG GACTCTGGTCTCTGACGTACGAGGAGGAGCTGACCACCCCACTGCACGTGGCAGCTAGCCGGGGCCACACGGAAGTCCTGCAGCTGCTGCTGAGGCGGCGGGCAAGGCCTGACAGTGCCCCTGGGGGCCGCACCGCCCTGCACGAAGCCTGTGCTGCGGGCCATGCGGCCTGCGTCCACGTGCTGCTGGTGGCCGGGGCCGACCCCAACATCCCCGACCAGGACGGAAAACTCCCCTTGCACCTCTGCCAGGGGGCCAGCACCCTTGA GTGCGCAGAACTGCTCCTGAGGTTTGGGGCGAAAGTGGATGGTCggtctgaggaggaggaggagacccctttgcatgtggctgcccGGCTGGGCCACGTGGAGCTGGCAGGCCTGCTTCTGAGACGGGGGGCCTGCCCTAATGCCCGCAATGCCGAAGGCTGGACCCCACTGCTGGCCGCCTGTGACATCCGCTGCACGTCCCCCACCGATGCTGAGGCCACCACCGCTCGCTGCGTCCAGCTGTGCCATCTGTTGCTCTCGGCCGGAGCCGATGCCGATGCTGCTGACCAGGATAAGCGGCGGCCCCTGCACCTGGCCTGTCGCCGCGGCCACGCAGCCGTCGTGGAGCTGCTCCTGTCCTGCGGCGTCAGCGCCAACACCATGGACTATGGGGGCCACACAGCCCTTCACTGTGCTCTGCAGGGCCCACCTGCGGCCctggcccagagcccagagcacaCAGTGCGAGCCCTGCTCAACCATGGTGCTGTCCGCGTCTGGCCTGGGGCCCTCCCCAAG gTACTGGAGCGCTGGTGCACATCTCCGAGGACTATCGAGGTCCTGATGAACACCTACAGTATCATGCAGCTTCCTGAGGAGGCCATGGCCCTGGTGCCTCTTGAAACTCTGCAG AAGCACCACCGTTTCTATTCCTCCCTCTTCGCCTTGGTGAGACAGCCCAGATCACTGCAGCATCTGAGCCGCTGTGCACTCCGTGCTCACCTGGCAGCCTGCCTGCCCCACGCCCTGCCCCGCCTTCCCCTGCCACCCCGCCTGCTCCGCTACCTGCAGCTGGATTTTGAGGACGTGCTCTACTAG
- the ASB10 gene encoding ankyrin repeat and SOCS box protein 10 isoform X1: MSWSPEECRGQGEPSSDRHALCARLVEKPNRGSAEHPESGPGPIVTRTASGPALAFWQALLAGDVGSVSRILTDSSTGLAPDSIFDTSDPERWRDFRFNIRALRLWSLTYEEELTTPLHVAASRGHTEVLQLLLRRRARPDSAPGGRTALHEACAAGHAACVHVLLVAGADPNIPDQDGKLPLHLCQGASTLECAELLLRFGAKVDGRSEEEEETPLHVAARLGHVELAGLLLRRGACPNARNAEGWTPLLAACDIRCTSPTDAEATTARCVQLCHLLLSAGADADAADQDKRRPLHLACRRGHAAVVELLLSCGVSANTMDYGGHTALHCALQGPPAALAQSPEHTVRALLNHGAVRVWPGALPKVLERWCTSPRTIEVLMNTYSIMQLPEEAMALVPLETLQKHHRFYSSLFALVRQPRSLQHLSRCALRAHLAACLPHALPRLPLPPRLLRYLQLDFEDVLY, translated from the exons ATGAGCTGGTCCCCAGAAgagtgcagggggcagggagaacCCTCCAGTGACAGACACGCCCTCTGTGCCAGGCTGGTGGAGAAGCCCAACAGAGGGTCTGCAGAGCATCCAGAGTCTGGCCCGGGACCCATCGTCACCCGGACAGCCTCGGGACCTGCCCTGGCCTTCTGGCAGGCCTTGTTGGCCGGGGACGTGGGCTCTGTCTCCCGCATCCTCACGGACTCCAGCACCGGCCTGGCTCCGGATTCCATCTTTGATACCAGCGACCCAGAGCGATGGAGGGATTTCCGCTTCAACATCCGTGCTCTGA GACTCTGGTCTCTGACGTACGAGGAGGAGCTGACCACCCCACTGCACGTGGCAGCTAGCCGGGGCCACACGGAAGTCCTGCAGCTGCTGCTGAGGCGGCGGGCAAGGCCTGACAGTGCCCCTGGGGGCCGCACCGCCCTGCACGAAGCCTGTGCTGCGGGCCATGCGGCCTGCGTCCACGTGCTGCTGGTGGCCGGGGCCGACCCCAACATCCCCGACCAGGACGGAAAACTCCCCTTGCACCTCTGCCAGGGGGCCAGCACCCTTGA GTGCGCAGAACTGCTCCTGAGGTTTGGGGCGAAAGTGGATGGTCggtctgaggaggaggaggagacccctttgcatgtggctgcccGGCTGGGCCACGTGGAGCTGGCAGGCCTGCTTCTGAGACGGGGGGCCTGCCCTAATGCCCGCAATGCCGAAGGCTGGACCCCACTGCTGGCCGCCTGTGACATCCGCTGCACGTCCCCCACCGATGCTGAGGCCACCACCGCTCGCTGCGTCCAGCTGTGCCATCTGTTGCTCTCGGCCGGAGCCGATGCCGATGCTGCTGACCAGGATAAGCGGCGGCCCCTGCACCTGGCCTGTCGCCGCGGCCACGCAGCCGTCGTGGAGCTGCTCCTGTCCTGCGGCGTCAGCGCCAACACCATGGACTATGGGGGCCACACAGCCCTTCACTGTGCTCTGCAGGGCCCACCTGCGGCCctggcccagagcccagagcacaCAGTGCGAGCCCTGCTCAACCATGGTGCTGTCCGCGTCTGGCCTGGGGCCCTCCCCAAG gTACTGGAGCGCTGGTGCACATCTCCGAGGACTATCGAGGTCCTGATGAACACCTACAGTATCATGCAGCTTCCTGAGGAGGCCATGGCCCTGGTGCCTCTTGAAACTCTGCAG AAGCACCACCGTTTCTATTCCTCCCTCTTCGCCTTGGTGAGACAGCCCAGATCACTGCAGCATCTGAGCCGCTGTGCACTCCGTGCTCACCTGGCAGCCTGCCTGCCCCACGCCCTGCCCCGCCTTCCCCTGCCACCCCGCCTGCTCCGCTACCTGCAGCTGGATTTTGAGGACGTGCTCTACTAG
- the IQCA1L gene encoding IQ and AAA domain-containing protein 1-like isoform X1 yields the protein MTSSPREVCEVGSMSEQAYQRLWDSSHVTLQELLDQELPLLEPVPDRERQSFHYRLSSLYLYYLGLLRRFDTLYDQMVHPQKRRLLRRLLDGVAGRVLELKDDLVRTDLSEYHCLDHALQDLKLTPADLEVPIPKYFLLEQSTILKERGLMLAEILSRMGPVTSETSFPEMHRTKAIILLQRAERARQGRLRATFMREIRKEEERDRKIREEGWHRFSQDQAAIIIQKVWKGYLQRKCTQHDRWTEMEFIGMLPSAHQVNLRVMYQDGLGEDIGRLRQIEKEEEFQVAMVKTHDVLRETEGPDMKEKLKEQIRQWFIECHALTGRFPDYPDESLGGSYLIFADKTPEQVKMELEVQAQESKKKNQEKNKEKENEKKERKQKKGKGRKREADTMLKAWPSKFIPVINAGHEEYINVWKNQHESIHSTQSFDPEALRVEKRKEVEEEIRIQVDELMRQELKNLHLAVDREEGKPLKPPKKKAGKKTGKKKEKDLTPDRSVESLLEELVVFGFLRKSETVTLKDYIGDFLYLGSTLNLANKLPMPSLFDIRQNVALYGVLRLGSPDIHAMAPLIRSILLVGPSGMGKKMLVKAVCTETGANLFDLSPSNLQGKYPGKMGVQMIVHMVFKVARLLQPSVIWIGNAEKNFYKRVPKEEKEMDPKRIKKDLTKALRLLSPGDRVMLIGTTDQPQLAEMKGLCRTYERILFMPRPDYASRFVLWRQMIETQGVQVTQNLDISALAKVSDGYTPGHILQAIHSVLTERRVLQLSKQPLVASEFLGHLAKLEPMYREEEESLKDWYFKTPLGKRKVKFIKDQDVEEAKLAKERKKRK from the exons ATGACCAGCTCACCAAGGGAAGTGTGCGAAGTGGGCAGCATGTCTGAGCA agcTTACCAACGCCTCTGGGATTCCTCCCACGTGACCCTGCAAGAGCTGCTGGACCAAGAGCTGCCCCTGCTCGAACCGGTGCCCGACAGGGAGCGCCAGTCCTTCCATTACAGGCTGTCGTCGCTCTACCTGTACTACCTGGGGCTGCTGCGCCGGTTCGACACCCTCTACGACCAGATGGTGCACCCGCAAAAGCGGAGATTGCTGCGGCGCCTGCTGGATGGCGTGGCGGGCCGCGTGCTGGAGCTCAAGGACGACCTGGTGCGCACCGACTTGAGCGAATACCACTGCCTGGACCACGCGCTGCAGGACCTCAAGCTTACCCCG GCAGACCTGGAGGTTCCAATCCCCAAATACTTCCTGCTGGAGCAGTCCACCATTCTGAAGGAGCGAGGGCTGATGCTGGCAGAGATCCTGTCCAGAATGGGACCAGTGACCTCCGAGACG agttttccagaaatgcaccGGACCAAGGCCATAATCCTGCTGCAAAGGGCTGAGCGGGCCAGGCAAGGCCGGCTCCGAGCCACCTTCATGCGAGAGATTCGGAAAGAAGAGGAGCGGGATCGGAAGATTCGAGAGGAAGGTTGGCACAGGTTCAGTCAGGACCAAGCAGCTATCATCATACAGAAG GTGTGGAAGGGTTACTTGCAGAGGAAGTGTACTCAGCACGATCGGTGGACAGAGATGGAGTTCATTGGCATG CTCCCCTCGGCTCACCAGGTGAATTTGCGTGTCATGTATCAAGACGGCCTGGGGGAAGATATCGGCAGGCTCCGCCAaatagagaaggaggaggaattCCAGGTGGCAATGGTGAAGACCCATGATGTCCTCAGGGAGACAGAGGGGCCTGACATGAAGGAGAAATTGAAGGAGCAAATCCGACAGTGGTTTATCGAGTGCCA TGCCCTTACTGGTCGGTTCCCTGATTATCCAGATGAATCTTTAGGTGGATCCTATCTGATCTTTGCAGACAAGACTCCAGAACAG GTAAAAATGGAACTGGAGGTGCAGGCCCAGGAGagcaaaaaaaagaaccaagagaaaaataaggaaaaagaaaatgagaaaaaagagaggaaacagaagaaagggaagggtAGGAAGAGG GAAGCAGACACAATGCTGAAAGCATGGCCATCCAAATTTATACCTGTGATTAATGCCGGACATGAGGAGTACATAA ATGTGTGGAAGAACCAGCATGAGAGTATACACTCGACTCAGAGTTTTGACCCCGAGGCACTCagggtggagaagaggaaggaagtagaGGAGGAGATCCGGATACAG GTTGACGAGCTGATGCGTCAAGAGCTGAAGAACCTGCACCTGGCTGtggacagggaggaggggaaacCCTTGAAGCCTCCGAAG AAAAAGGCTGGGAAGAAAActgggaagaagaaggaaaaagatctGACCCCAGACAG GTCCGTGGAGTCTCTGCTTGAAGAGCTCGTTGTCTTTGGCTTTCTAAGGAAGAGTGAGACGGTGACCTTAAAAGACTACATTG GTGACTTCCTCTATCTCGGATCCACTCTGAACTTGGCAAACAAGTTGCCTATGCCTTCCCTGTTTGACATACGACAGAATGTGGCCCTGTATGGAGTCCTTCGGCTTG GCTCCCCAGATATACACGCCATGGCTCCCCTCATCCGCTCCATCCTCCTGGTGGGCCCTTCTGGCATGGGGAAGAAGATGTTGGTCAAGGCCGTGTGCACAGAAACTGGTGCCAACCTGTTTGACCTGTCACCCAGCAACCTGCAGGGCAAATATCCTGGCAAGATGGGGGTGCAGATGATAGTGCATATGGTCTTTAAG GTGGCTCGACTCTTACAGCCCTCTGTGATCTGGATTGGGAATGCCGAGAAGAATTTCTATAAGAGGGTCcccaaagaagagaaggag ATGGACCCAAAGCGAATAAAGAAGGATCTCACCAAGGCCCTGCGACTGCTGAGCCCAGGAGACCGTGTGATGCTGATAGGGACGACTGACCAGCCACAGCTGGCAGAGATGAAGGGGCTGTGCCGGACCTACGAGCGAATCCTCTTCATGCCACGGCCTGACTATGCTTCTCGGTTTG TGCTCTGGAGGCAGATGATAGAGACCCAGGGAGTTCAGGTGACCCAGAACCTAGACATCAGTGCCCTGGCCAAGGTGTCCGATGGCTACACACCTGGGCACATTCTCCAAGCCATCCACTCAGTGCTGACCGAGCGGCGGGTCCTGCAGTTGTCCAAGCAGCCCCTGGTGGCCTCAGAGTTCCTGGGCCATCTGGCCAAGCTGGAGCCAATgtacagggaggaggaggagtcccTGAAG GACTGGTACTTCAAGACGCCATTGGGCAAGAGGAAGGTAAAATTCATCAAGGACCAGGATGTTGAGGAAGCCAAACtggcaaaggagaggaagaaaaggaagtga
- the IQCA1L gene encoding IQ and AAA domain-containing protein 1-like isoform X2 has translation MTSSPREVCEVGSMSEQAYQRLWDSSHVTLQELLDQELPLLEPVPDRERQSFHYRLSSLYLYYLGLLRRFDTLYDQMVHPQKRRLLRRLLDGVAGRVLELKDDLVRTDLSEYHCLDHALQDLKLTPADLEVPIPKYFLLEQSTILKERGLMLAEILSRMGPVTSETSFPEMHRTKAIILLQRAERARQGRLRATFMREIRKEEERDRKIREEGWHRFSQDQAAIIIQKVWKGYLQRKCTQHDRWTEMEFIGMLPSAHQVNLRVMYQDGLGEDIGRLRQIEKEEEFQVAMVKTHDVLRETEGPDMKEKLKEQIRQWFIECHALTGRFPDYPDESLGGSYLIFADKTPEQVKMELEVQAQESKKKNQEKNKEKENEKKERKQKKGKGRKREADTMLKAWPSKFIPVINAGHEEYINVWKNQHESIHSTQSFDPEALRVEKRKEVEEEIRIQVDELMRQELKNLHLAVDREEGKPLKPPKKKAGKKTGKKKEKDLTPDRSVESLLEELVVFGFLRKSETVTLKDYIGDFLYLGSTLNLANKLPMPSLFDIRQNVALYGVLRLGSPDIHAMAPLIRSILLVGPSGMGKKMLVKAVCTETGANLFDLSPSNLQGKYPGKMGVQMIVHMVFKVARLLQPSVIWIGNAEKNFYKRVPKEEKEMDPKRIKKDLTKALRLLSPGDRVMLIGTTDQPQLAEMKGLCRTYERILFMPRPDYASRFGLVLQDAIGQEEGKIHQGPGC, from the exons ATGACCAGCTCACCAAGGGAAGTGTGCGAAGTGGGCAGCATGTCTGAGCA agcTTACCAACGCCTCTGGGATTCCTCCCACGTGACCCTGCAAGAGCTGCTGGACCAAGAGCTGCCCCTGCTCGAACCGGTGCCCGACAGGGAGCGCCAGTCCTTCCATTACAGGCTGTCGTCGCTCTACCTGTACTACCTGGGGCTGCTGCGCCGGTTCGACACCCTCTACGACCAGATGGTGCACCCGCAAAAGCGGAGATTGCTGCGGCGCCTGCTGGATGGCGTGGCGGGCCGCGTGCTGGAGCTCAAGGACGACCTGGTGCGCACCGACTTGAGCGAATACCACTGCCTGGACCACGCGCTGCAGGACCTCAAGCTTACCCCG GCAGACCTGGAGGTTCCAATCCCCAAATACTTCCTGCTGGAGCAGTCCACCATTCTGAAGGAGCGAGGGCTGATGCTGGCAGAGATCCTGTCCAGAATGGGACCAGTGACCTCCGAGACG agttttccagaaatgcaccGGACCAAGGCCATAATCCTGCTGCAAAGGGCTGAGCGGGCCAGGCAAGGCCGGCTCCGAGCCACCTTCATGCGAGAGATTCGGAAAGAAGAGGAGCGGGATCGGAAGATTCGAGAGGAAGGTTGGCACAGGTTCAGTCAGGACCAAGCAGCTATCATCATACAGAAG GTGTGGAAGGGTTACTTGCAGAGGAAGTGTACTCAGCACGATCGGTGGACAGAGATGGAGTTCATTGGCATG CTCCCCTCGGCTCACCAGGTGAATTTGCGTGTCATGTATCAAGACGGCCTGGGGGAAGATATCGGCAGGCTCCGCCAaatagagaaggaggaggaattCCAGGTGGCAATGGTGAAGACCCATGATGTCCTCAGGGAGACAGAGGGGCCTGACATGAAGGAGAAATTGAAGGAGCAAATCCGACAGTGGTTTATCGAGTGCCA TGCCCTTACTGGTCGGTTCCCTGATTATCCAGATGAATCTTTAGGTGGATCCTATCTGATCTTTGCAGACAAGACTCCAGAACAG GTAAAAATGGAACTGGAGGTGCAGGCCCAGGAGagcaaaaaaaagaaccaagagaaaaataaggaaaaagaaaatgagaaaaaagagaggaaacagaagaaagggaagggtAGGAAGAGG GAAGCAGACACAATGCTGAAAGCATGGCCATCCAAATTTATACCTGTGATTAATGCCGGACATGAGGAGTACATAA ATGTGTGGAAGAACCAGCATGAGAGTATACACTCGACTCAGAGTTTTGACCCCGAGGCACTCagggtggagaagaggaaggaagtagaGGAGGAGATCCGGATACAG GTTGACGAGCTGATGCGTCAAGAGCTGAAGAACCTGCACCTGGCTGtggacagggaggaggggaaacCCTTGAAGCCTCCGAAG AAAAAGGCTGGGAAGAAAActgggaagaagaaggaaaaagatctGACCCCAGACAG GTCCGTGGAGTCTCTGCTTGAAGAGCTCGTTGTCTTTGGCTTTCTAAGGAAGAGTGAGACGGTGACCTTAAAAGACTACATTG GTGACTTCCTCTATCTCGGATCCACTCTGAACTTGGCAAACAAGTTGCCTATGCCTTCCCTGTTTGACATACGACAGAATGTGGCCCTGTATGGAGTCCTTCGGCTTG GCTCCCCAGATATACACGCCATGGCTCCCCTCATCCGCTCCATCCTCCTGGTGGGCCCTTCTGGCATGGGGAAGAAGATGTTGGTCAAGGCCGTGTGCACAGAAACTGGTGCCAACCTGTTTGACCTGTCACCCAGCAACCTGCAGGGCAAATATCCTGGCAAGATGGGGGTGCAGATGATAGTGCATATGGTCTTTAAG GTGGCTCGACTCTTACAGCCCTCTGTGATCTGGATTGGGAATGCCGAGAAGAATTTCTATAAGAGGGTCcccaaagaagagaaggag ATGGACCCAAAGCGAATAAAGAAGGATCTCACCAAGGCCCTGCGACTGCTGAGCCCAGGAGACCGTGTGATGCTGATAGGGACGACTGACCAGCCACAGCTGGCAGAGATGAAGGGGCTGTGCCGGACCTACGAGCGAATCCTCTTCATGCCACGGCCTGACTATGCTTCTCGGTTTG GACTGGTACTTCAAGACGCCATTGGGCAAGAGGAAGGTAAAATTCATCAAGGACCAGGATGTTGA
- the LOC112663576 gene encoding histone H2B type 2-K1 gives MGAEHGQQPQSGGRRGRGSGDKKSKKRSRRKETYSMYIYKVLKQVHPDIGISSKAMSIMNSFVNDVFERLAGEAARLAQYSGRTTLTSREVQTAVRLLLPGELAKHAVSEGTKAVTKYTSSK, from the exons atggGCGCTGAGCATGGGCAGCAGCCGCAGTCCGGGGGCCGCAGGGGCCGTGGTTCTGGCGATAAGAAGTCCAAAAAGCGTAGCCGGCGCAAGGAAACCTACTCGATGTATATCTACAAGGTGCTAAAGCAG GTGCACCCGGACATCGGCATCTCTTCCAAGGCCATGAGCATCATGAACTCATTTGTGAACGATGTGTTTGAACGGCTGGCTGGCGAGGCTGCCCGGCTTGCCCAGTACTCGGGCCGGACCACACTGACATCCCGGGAGGTCCAGACAGCGGTGCGTCTGCTGCTGCCCGGAGAGCTGGCCAAGCATGCTGTATCTGAGGGCACCAAGGCCGTCACCAAGTACACCAGCTCCAAGTGA